The DNA region ATTTTGGTTATGGAGCGTTACCTATGGCTGGTGGTTGGCTAAGTTCTTTTGGTTGTAAGGAACAGTCTCATTTGTTCCCTTGAGTAGTGTGTGAATGTATGTTCACATGTGTGACGGGAATCTTAGCCATACTGCCAAATCCTTAGACCATGGAAACCCAAACTACGGGGCCTTGAAAGAGTCACATGTGAACAGGAATTATAAGTCCATTAGGAATGTTGAGAGCTCTGGACATCTTTGCCATGGAAGTCCATGGCCTATGAGTCCAGCACATAGTGACTCTACGTCCCTACATGTCTTCTCTCTGCATCAGTCTATGCTCTTTTCACTGTGACCTTCTGGTTTTTATGATACTTCCCAGTTCTAATTCTTGAGTGAGAGTATAAGATTGGAGTAGCTAATAACCATCTTCCTTTTGGGCAGAGGTGTCCGTGCCAGGCCCCATCATAAAACACAGTTTTTAGTCAGGAGCCCATGCCGTGGCCCATGCTAGGGGTGGGGCATTTGCTCTTGGAAGGAGCTGTAGATTTGATGGATTCCATGACTGCCATATCGAGGACCTAACAGAATTCACTAGGGGATATCTCTTTGAGCTTCACTGCAACTGTGTATGTTTGCCAGTAATATCTATTAGGTGCTACCTgctctgtatttattttgtttagagGATGGAAATTGGCCTCACTGGAGGATACAGAAAAGGTTAAAGACTGTAGATTTATATCTGAAGTCAAAGTGAATATGTCACGAAGGCAGTGGAATGTGTCCATGTGTGTTTGGGGGATGGAGGGGTATCTTTCTGAAGAGCTGAGTTTAGGGGAGAAGCGTCAGGCTTAGGTTGTTATCTTTGCACCTAACTGTGATGACCATAGGCAAATCaccttttatctttatttctactTCCTCACTTGTTAAGGGTTATAACACTTACCTCGACTGCACAGACAATTATTAAAACACTCTGCTATGGTAAAATACATAAATGTTAAATTCAGATTATTATGTGAATAATGTATGAAAATGATCTGAAAATGTTTAATAGGTAGCGTCTATGCAGATTTAAAGTTCAGTGAAATTTGGTGGGGATTAAAACTCTTGTGTATGCATTCAGAAAAGTAGACCATAAGTATGGTGGTGGTTTGGAATATTTGCCGGATTGGGGCCAACAGTTCTGGCCTTGTGCTGCCCTCCTGTGCTGTTTAAACAGCCCAGCAGGTCGATTACATTCTTGCTTCATGAATGCTCTGCGGGGGAATTCTATCTTATTACTTACCCTCTTCTGTCCTCATGTGGCCACAGAGGGCCTaactattctggatgtttctgtttcttcggtaaaggaagagatggaaaaactACTCTGAAACATTCTAGGTCAGAAAATCAAATCCCAAGTTAAGGCAAAAGGCAACAAACTTCAAATTGCATTAGACACGTTGTATAACTGGTCCGCTGATACAGGAAGATCTTAAGCAGATTATTGAGGTTCGGAGAAGAATACCATTATGACAATGTCAGGAAAGGCTTTTTgtcaagaataaatagaaatgcTACTGAATGTCCTTTTATTATGCTAAGAATTTACAATAAAGCCTTACACtcttgattttctatttcttagctGGGTGAAATATGAGACACAAGCAAAGCTCATTCTGTGCTAATTCTCTTAGCATCGTCTCCAAAAGGGATTCCTTTCAAAGAGCTTTAAGGTAATTTGTCAACATGACAATTCTTAGGAAAGTTAAGAAAAGATATTGAAGGAACCATAGAACGTGACGGCATACAATGAAACAAGTTAAGGTAGTCAATGGGTGGCACCTTCTTCACGTGCTTACTTCCTCATCTGCCAGTACAcagaccccaccccaggcctgcttCCAGACTGGCTCCCTGATATTAGAACCTAGCCACCCTCCGCTTAGACAAGGTTTATGTGTGCATATTTTGTTCATGTGGGTTTACAGCATGTATGTACATGACTTTCCTTTTAGTCCACTCCAGTCAGGCTTTCATATCCTCCACTTGGCCAATACTACCCTTATCAAGATCACCAATGACCTTCATGGTCAAATCCAATGGTCAGTTTTCAGTCCTCATCTTACTTGACTTATCAGCAGCATTTGAACCATCTGATCTCTTCTTgtccttgaaatattttctcttacttgGCCTCTGAGTCACCTCTCCTTGGCTCTCCTTTACTCCATCAGCGGCGCCTTTATATTCTCCTTTGTCTAGAGCCTTTCCATTTTTTGATTTCTAAAAGTTGTAATGCTCAGGCCTCTTCCCTGTCTAAACTCATTCCCTTTGTCATCTTATCTAGTCCCATGGCTTTAATATCATCTAAATGCTGAAAATTTACAAATTTGTATCTCCAGCACAAACCTCTCTCCCCTAAGAGAGACTCATATATACAACTGCTCACTCAGCAACTCCACTTGAATGTCCATGGATATCTCAAACTTAACACATTCAAAGCAAAATTTGTTCCTCCCTCAGTCAACCCCATTTCAGTAAATGGCTAAACCTTCTTCAGTTGCTTAGGTGAAAAAGCCTTGGAATTACTACGGACTCCTCTCTCCCATACACACATTCCATTTCCAATCCTTTAGCAAATCTATTAATAACTCTACCCCTTTTTCTACGTACATTGCTACCACCCTGGTCTGAACCAGTATGACCTCTTCTTGGATTACTGCAGTGGTCTACTAACTGGTCTCCCTActtctctcttgcttttctgAAGTACTTCCCACTCAGGAAAGTGACCAAAGTTAGCTGATCAAAACTCTCTGCTCAAAGGTGGCTTACCTCATTTGGAATAAAATCAAACGTCTTTATCATGTCTTATATAATATACATGATCCAGGCCTCTACTTTCTCTCTGATCTCATCTCCTACCTCCCAGTCCCTACATACTGTGTCTGGCTTACTAGTTCCCTTATTACTCTTTAGCCACCCTAGGCACATTCCTCAGGGCTCTTGGatttgctattccctctgcctggaacacagaaAATGACATAGTCCAATGCCCTCATTTCATTCAGGTCTCTATTCAAATGTCAGTTAATCAAAGAGTCCTTCCTTGTTAATACAGCATCTGCCTTCATTACTCTCTGCAGCCTCAACTAcactagtttttttcttttagcacctATAACAACATGACATACTAtgcttatttatttgtgtcttgtcTGCCTTCCGCACTTGAGTGTAAACTCCATTCCATAAAGCAGGACTTTGGCtatcttttttttctgctgtgtCCCCAGAGTGTCTGGCATCTGCTAAGAGCTCATTAAAAATTtagtgaatgaaggaatgaacaaataTTCATGTGAACAGTTATTCAGAGAGTGGTCAGGAGCAAAAAATGAGCActttccagttattttttttttaggtataagTTTGCGTAAACTGAAGACTGAGATAATTAAGGGAGGTTTTCTCCTTTGTATCTTCTCAATGACTGTTGTTGAAAATGGTGAGTTGGTGGTGAATATGTTTCTTTGTTCCAAATTCCATATTCTACTCACAGAGGTTGTCTACTTATGTTTCAGTCATGGAAATTAAAGTCATGGATCCAGGGTTTGCCATTTATTTCACCTTCTTATGAAACCAGCAATACTGTATTTGCTTACTACATTTTACTTGAAAATGAAGATTTTTCTCTAATTAAAATTGCCTgatgcattttttctttaaagtctgaCCCCACTGGATCAGTTTCAAACCCTTTCTGAGTCCAGTTTCTTTCGAagatgctatttttctttttaggaatTTGAATCTCATTTTCCCCAGAACCTTCTTTTTAGGAATTTGAATCTCATTTTCCCCAGAACCTTCTTTTTATGAATAGTAAATTGGTAATTTAAGCCAATGAGCCTCCGTGATAAAATTTACAAACCCACCAAGTCATTACATCTTCAAGAGTCATCACAGTGGACTCTGGACTCAACTTCCGAAGAGCAGGCCTACTGGTCCTAGCTTTGGAGCACTCAGCCTTCTCTATCTCAGGACCTCATCTGCAAGAGAGGATAACAGCATTCGTCTCGAAACGGTGGTCTTATGAGGGTCCAATGTGATGACACCAGAGAAGCTGCTTTCAAGTATGTAAAGTATTGTGTTAATCAGGGATGTCTTGGGTTCTAATAGAAACCAGTAACAAACTAGCTTGGAGCAAAATGAGAGGAGTTGTTTTACAAACACAGGCTGTCCCACAGAACTGAAATCCAGGGAGTTGGACCTCCTGAGCTGCAGGATCCAGAAACTGGGGAGTTTGGGGGTGCTGAGTGTTATCTGTCTTTCTAAAACCCGTGgtctctcttctctgcccctCTTTGAatgtccctttctttcttctgacaCTGCAGGCAATCTTAATCTGCATCTCCATCACACATGTGCCAAAGATAGCTTTCTTAAAACTGCTCTTTGAATTCCAAATCTACATTACCTTATTAATCTCTAATTTACAGTTTACTAATTGAAGTTTCTGAGACCTCGTTTCAAATTTTCAGGAGAGAGAATTTGGTTGGCCAAATTCGGGTCAGATAGATAtagcctctcccctcctctggtCACCTTCAGAAAGAGAAtcgggggagttccctggtggcctagtggttaggattctgggctttcagtgccgtggcccgggttcaatccctggtctgggaactgagatcctgcaaggcACGtggcttggcaaaaaaaaaaaaaaaaaaaaaaatctagagaatGGGAAAAATGGGATATAATCTCTCAGCAGAAGAGCCTAAGGGAGCAGACTTTCTgagaagggagggtgggacaatGAAGAAACAATGAGTGTTACACAGCTCAAGTGTGATGAAAAATATTGAGAACACCACACACATCCTTatttccacacttttttttttttttgcggtacacgggcctctcactgctgtggcctctgcggcatgtgggatcttcccggaccggggcacgaacccgtgtctcctgcatcggcaggcggactcccaaccactgcgccaccagggaagcccccttatttCCACACTTTTGAAAGCTTTAATCTACTCAGGATCTGCTCTGGCCATATGATTACTGGCACATTTGTAAATATGGACAGGTCTCAGAGAGCCCCGCCAACCATAGCATCCTTTCACATTATGTGTCAGATTCATGTCTCCAATATTGTCTCAGTTGCCCTCTTAAGGAACATAacctcttattctttttttcctcagggATGCAGTTAATTTCAATGCACATACTGTCTGCATCAAATCAAATTCTTAATCTTCCCTATTCCCTATCTCCCAAACGTTTCCCTCTGTATTAGCTCGGATTGACTATAAAATGTTATCAAATGGACCTCCAAAATATCACAgtttaacaaaatagaaattccttttttctctcgGGTCAGATCAGGGACTCGGGTTGATGGTGGCCCTATCACCTTCAACATGTGGCTTCCAAGGTTACAGTAATATTCACCTTTACAGCCCatgggagggggaagagagaagcagaagggaaGGAGTCATGTGACAGGTTTTATGCACTAGGCCTGAAAGACACATATCACTTTGGCTTACATTCTGTTGGAAAACACCTAGCACCGGGCCACATTCAacagcaaaggaggctgggaaattgaGAGAGGATGCGCAGCTGTATGCCCAGTTACAATTCCGATACCGAGGAAGAAGGTGAGGATGGAATTTGGTGGACAACTAACATTCTCTATTACGTCATCTCTCTGTGTTACTTCTCTTAATTAATGGCATTATTCTCTCAAATACCCAAGCGTGAGTCCTTAAAGCCAtcctccatctctccatctttCTCCAGCCCCTGTATCTGTTCTGACTACGTAAGCAAGCACACATTCATTCCTAGTTTTCCATTCCCTCCTCTGCAGTACAGCTTAAGGCCATTGTATCTCTTGCTTGAGCAACTGCAATCAGCCTGCAAAGTCACCTCCCTGTGTCAGCCCCTCCAGGCTCATCACGCCCATCCTCTACTCTGCTGTCAGATGCCACTACCGAACACAAACATCTGATTGTCCAAGACGGCGTGGGCTTCTTAACAGTTGCCTCCGCTTCCCGTCAAGGCTGTGCGTACCACATACAAAGCATCTGCAGCTGTGCCTTCATAGCTCAGTAGCTCACACAAGACAGCCTCCTATTCTCTGTTCCAAACCCTCTTATTGTGGTCTCGTGGCTCATGCTTCTACCCTCTTGCCTCACACCCGTACTCTGCCCAACAACCAGCTCCCTTTGGGTTAAGACCAGAATGGGACGGTCCACCCAGCTTTCATTCAGCTCTGTCCCTAGACACTGTCTCTCAGGGCCCAGGCTTGCTCCGGGTCAGGAGACAAGTTTGGACAGTGATCACGATATTCTTTTCACCAAATGCTCCATTGCTTactgaataaaacattttttttagcaTGTCATCCATACAACTGCCACTGTCTGATCCCATCCGCCAATTAACACCCCTGCCAATACATCTTTATAATCTTCTTGACATTTTCCTCATTCTTCAAGACCTGACTCATATCACCTCCTTGAAggcttcctctttctccctcctttgtaCTCTATCTTTGGACTGCATTCTTCCagattttgctttctgtctctggagTTTTTGTGCACATGGTGGTCTCCCCATCTAGGAGGTATACTCCCTAAAGGCAGGGACCGTGACTTCTCATCCTTAGGCCGCTGAGAATACCGCCTAGAGGAATACCTTACACATGGTAAGAGCGCGTCATTCCACTGCTTAGAACCTCCTAATGCTTCAGTGGCTTCCCCTATCGCTCAGTcattgataaaaaccctccagaggcCTGCATGGCCTCGTAGGAGCAGATGTTCCAGGTGCTCCTCTCCCCTTGCTCCTCCATGTTCCTTGAACACATCACACAAGAGCACACTTCAGAGCTTTTGTGTTTGCTGTTCCCTTTATCGGGACACTCTCCCCAGATATCTGCATGGCTGCTCTCTCTTGAGTCCTCGGGGCATCTCTCCAAGGCCACTTCCTCAATGAAGCCTTCCCCGACCACTCTAGTCCCACTGGGACCTCACAacactctccttctccctcccttgctTGTTCTTTCTCCATAGCATGTATCACCTCCTTATACAGTGTATATATTTCACTCATGTGTTACTGTGTATCATCTGTCTCCTCTCCCCCTACTAGAGTGTAAACTTCATCCTAGTTTAAATCTGTTTGTTTACTTCTGTATCCCCAGGGCCTCGGATATCAAAGGCACTCAACAAATCTTTGTTGAAATAAAGAATAAGCAAATTAatagaaaatgctcaataaatatttattaaattgaatGAGAAGTGTCAGAAACAGACGAATGTGAAATTGCTGAACTCTAAAACTATGTCGGTTTAGAAGAATAGTGAAATTGAGTGAACGTTGCCTCACCATAAACACCCTGGAGGAAGGATTAAAATTGTGTGCTTGTGGTGGGAGGGGCAACAGAGCAAGGAAACGTGCGCCTTCGCAGAAATTTGGGGCTGCCTGACTTCCCCCCTGCGAGGACCACGGACCACACCTGGGAGGCGAGCTTGCCCTGCCGCCCCGCCGGGACACTTGGCTACCACACAGgtgttttcttttaagttattttggtcttcctctctctcctcagctGGTGAAGGAGACGCAATCTTGGGTGGCTTATGGGACGCTTCTCAGCTCTAAGGAGAAAACTACCAGGAGTGAAAATGACAGCAAAAACATCACCCGGGACTAGATTCTGGGTCTTGGGCCAGCAGAGCCCTTTTTAGAGCAGTGCCAGTGGAACTTTCTGTCTTCTCCCCAGGCTCCGCCTTTACGCTGTTTATTGGAAATTCTTCTCCCCCGCTCAGTCTTTTAAAGCCGCCGCCTACTTTCCGCAGGAGGATGGCGCTCTGAGCTCCCAGTTCCCTCTTCCCCCGGGGACTCCATAGTATTTTTTCACGCTTCGTCGCTACTACAGCAGACGCCTGCCTTCTCATTATTTGCTGTGCAGATCTCCGGTGCCTTGACTGTAAACAAAACACTTTAGATCATAGCAAGGTCGGAGTAAGCACAGCCTTTCTGCTGGCAGCCAGACGTCTTAAGGTGGCGTGACTGTGACTCGCTTACTTTTCAAGATTAACAAAGCGACAAAATGGTGGTCCTACATATTAGTTGAAGAAATATTCAGGGTGTGGAGGGGATAGAagtattcatttttaacttttctgtaagaTATTAATTCCACGAATAAAATCAAACATCTGTGGCAAGGTGCAATCCTCTAGAATAGCTCCATTTACATATATGTGGTAGTTTGTGTATTTATGCATCTGCATTGAtgcttatatataatatagaattCCGGTGTAGTCTAGCAATTGTGTAAAAATTTCAACAACAATGATCTAATTTCAGGAATAGGGTATCAATTATGGTATTGAGACCTACCCTAATTTTCCtgtccctctccccctcttctcCAACTCAGCAAACTAAGTGGGGCattcaatgtaaaaaaataaagaagatgagACCTTTTACTTTGATCCCAGGTGAAATATTTTCTGTCGGTCAGGTAGGTAGTCCCGACCTTGAAACAAATTTTGGGCACTGCCTCCCTCACTGCTCTCTGGGTCTCACCCTGCCCTTTTGGCATCTGCATTTTAGTCAAATTAGTGCCAAGGTCATACCAAAGGCCAGTGACAGCTGTATTAAAATATCAGGGACCACAGGCCACGTCAAGGAAACATCTGTAGGCAGCCCAGGTCATGAGAAGGAGCCATTTTGAATCATTTGTAGGAGAGGGACATAGGCGAATCCAGACGAAATCCCAAACCAGTTGGGGTCATCAGGagggaaagggacagaaaatGAACCAGCTTTAGAGTCAGGAGACCTGCCTCTAGTCTGCTACCAACTGGTTATGTGTCCCTGGACAGGAATCCTCTCGGTCTCTATTTCCTCAGTGGTAAAAAAGAGAGGGTTGAACCACAGGGTTCCCAAGGTCCCTCCCAGCTCTTACATTCTGGAGTGTATGAAGCAAGGCAGGGACACAAAGTGGACGAATAATACGTGGTTAAGAAAACAAGTTAAAAGTCAAACTCATTTGTAGCATAGACGCCCAAGAAAACTGTTGTGTACAGTTGCTGTTGTGTACTGTTAGAACTGGAGATTAGTTTCCAGTAAAATGTGTAACTTTGACCCAGACCAAGATCATAtacggggttggggggaggcagTTAAAGACTGTGAGCTCTGTTTCAGATATGACAGCCCTGTCCATCCTGTTTTAACGTCCATCACCTTGCTCAAGATCATATTGCTTAGGTAAATTTCAAGTTGCAAAGGGGAGCAGAGATATGCCCAAGTAATCATATCAGACGTGAGAACACGGTGGTGGTGGTTTTATACATCACTTCACAATCCGGACTTTCCGGTTACTTTCACTCTTCGACGACCTGCAGCCCTCTAAAGGCGTCACTTGCATCTGAATGGTGTTCTGGGTGGGTTCCGAGAAGTGAGTCTGGTGGGAGagaaaggtggaggaaggaaggaactgtTGTATTTGGCGGCGGGACTCAGGTTGAGGAAACTGCTACAACCCGGCaaagaattgaaaaatacaaagaagagaCGAGTTCCCACACGCAGCCCGTGTCAGTGGCCTTAACTGTGACTGGGAAGCAAGAACCTGGGCCAGGGGTGTAATCTCTTTTTAAACTAAATGTGTCTGAGACAATTACAAAGCTTACTGGGGACTTGGGAGACCAGGCGACGTTTTGATCTGGAAATCCTTCCTTATTTTTTACTGAGGGAGAGCTTGGGCTCAGAATACATTATAAGTGCTGCGTCTCTTCCAGGCTAATTTATAGAAAGCCGTTCGCCGTGGCTTCTCCCCtaagccccctgccccccccagaCTAGCACAGACTTCTAGGTTAAGGGTGAGCTAACCACTGCTCACCCCCACCTAAGTAAGTCACCCAGGCCGAAGGGCTCCCCGCCTCCCCCGCCGTGCGTGCGGCTGGGACCCCGGGGGAGAGCTCAGCTGGGGGCCGAGCTCCCACCGTCCGCCTCCGCCCCCCAgctgcccgcccccgcccccatcccccgCTGGGCGAGTGCGGAGAAAACAAGATCGCCGGCGAGGCGCACAACCAGCTGCCGGCAACCTTCGAGCTCCCCAGCTTTCCCGGGCTAGGAGCGGGAGGTCGGGGCTCCGGAGCAGCCGCGCGCCGGCCCGCGCAACGCCGGGACCAGAACCCGCCGCCCCGCCGGCCCCGCTGCACAGGCCCCTCCCCGGCTCCCCGGCCGTTTGGCGAGcttgtttgtcttatttttaatttctccgaGGCCAGCCGGAGCAGGTTTGCTGGCAGCCGTGCGCCTCCAGCAGTCACGCGACCAGCCCATCTCCCGGGCGCGCGCTCGGCGAGGGCGCGCACGGGAGGCGGGGAGGCGCCGCGGCCGCCCTGGGGCCACCTTAAGGCCGCGCTCGCCAGCCTCGGCGGGGCGGCTCCCGGCGCCGCGACCAATGATCTCCTCCTCTGTTTAAATAGACTTGCGGTGTCAATCATCTTCTTCTTCGTCAGCCTCCCTTCCACCGCCATATTGGGCAACTAAAAAAAGGGGGCTCGTCTTTTCGGGGtgtttttctccccctcccttgTCCCCACTCTCTCGCCGCTCCGCGACTCCGACGCCGGCAAGGTTTGGAGAGCCGCTCGGTCGGCGGGACCCGCGGGCTCGCAGCTGCCCGGACTTGGACTggctctgccccctcctctctccgctgcgctcctctcccctcccctccccgcctcccgcTCGCCAGTCCACTTGATCGGCGGGGACTCGGGGCTGCCTGGCCGGGGCTGcccctcgccccctcccccagccccgcgcGCTCCTGACGCTCGGGCACTTACTCGTCCGTGTTTGTTTCTCTTGGCTCGGAGGGCAGTCGCAGGGCTTATAAGAGGGGCTCGGGCTGGGTCGGGGCGTCTTGTTTTGTTCGTTTTGTTTTGCGAGAGCGCAAGAGAGGCGGTTGCCGAGCCCGGGGAGGAAGATGTCAAACGTGCGAGTGTCTAACGGGAGCCCGAGCTTGGAGCGGATGGACGCCAGACAGGCGGAGTACCCCAAGCCCTCGGCCTGCAGAAACCTCTTCGGCCCGGTCAATCACGAAGAGTTAACCCGGGACTTGGAGAAGCACTGTAGAGACATGGAAGAGGCCAGCCAGCGCAAGTGGAATTTTGATTTTCAGAATCACAAGCCCTTGGAGGGCAAATACGAGTGGCAAGAGGTGGAAAAGGGCAACTTGCCCGAGTTCTACTACAGACCCCCGCGGCCACCCAAAGGCGCCTGCAAGGTGCCGGCGCAGGAGGGCCAGGATGTCAGCGGGACCCGCCAGGCGGTGCCTTTAATTGGGTCTCAGGCAAACTCAGAGGACACGCATTTGGTAGACCAGAAGACTGATGCACCGGACAGCCAGACGGGGTTAGCGGAGCAGTGCACTGGGATAAGGAAGCGACCTGCCACAGACGGTAATGACCCTTTCAAATGAGTGAAAtgtctttctgtgtgtctgtgttagcGGCACTGCTTTGCCTGCCTGAGGGTCTTTAACCTCAACTTTGTTTTCAGCGCATTCTGATTTAGCTCTGGGGGAGCGCACTTTCTTAATCTTAGgttttaaatgctatttatttaGCTGACTGCTTGCCTGTTTATGACTTTTAAGTCAGAAGCCTGAGACTGTGTTATCTGGTAATTTTTCTAACTGAAAACATCGCGGCTCCTCCCCGCTCGCCAGCGGTAGGTATGTGACAACGTTGGGATGTTTATCAACGGCCTCCCTCTTCGCTTTGGAGAGAGAGCTTTGGGGGCGTAGAATATACTTTCTGTTATGTGAAAACAACCTCATTTTGTGCCCTTAAAGGCCACTGGGAATGACGGATCCAGGATTGTGGGTGTAGGTGGTGGGTTTTTCGTCCCCTGGTTCTTGGGTCCACTTCTGTCACCCATTGTTTTTTCTAATAAAGATTGTTTGtctgtgttctttttaaaattctctcctgCCCTTAGATTCCTCTTCtcaaaacaaaagagcaaacagaacagaagaaaatgtttcagaCGGTTCCCCGAACGCGGGATCAGTGGAGCAGACGCCCAAGAAGCCGGGCCTCAGAAGGCGTCAAACGTAAAGTACTCGGTGGGTTGATTACTACGAGCAAAGCAGTGACCCCCGAATTGGGCTGCAGGAACTTGTGGGCTTTCCAGCCCCAGGATAACCCGATCTCAGTGGTGGCTGGCAGATTAGAGCTtgtgggtttttgtttggtttatatTTTGGAGGTCAAAAAAAGTAGGAATGGGGAAGACTGAGAATTAGTGTGGAGGTGCTGTAATTCTTCCCAGTTTCTACGTCCTGAGATCATTTTCCTTTGAAGTACCAAATGATTAGAGCAAGGGTCCCAGGCAAGTACTTGTAACCAAGgccctgtggggaggaaggtcagtTCTCTGAGAGTCCCATCAAAACATGTTGGGAACAATAGGTTCTTTTTCCATCTGAACAAGAGCGGGGGTCTGCCTCCATCCCACTTCATGAGAATTCATCTCCCAGAAGACCAGGTTGACTCAGATTTTGAGCCATCCATGGAAAAATGATTTAattcaaataaatgatttaattcaAACTTTGAGGGAAAAGTGAGGCACAAATGGTTCATAGCTGGTTGTTCAAATGGTTAGAAACGTGACAAGCGAGGTATGTGGCTTCCTTTGGTTTTTATCATTTTCACAAACTCTCACTTTCCCTGTCTTCTGATAAGTTTGGGGGATGGAGAAGGAAcgtgtgtatttaaaaaaaccaaaatggaagGCTCAAAAATCCTAAGGTTCCGACGGAATTTCTGATAACACTGAAGTTGCAAAGCAAAAGTTAAAGTAACTGCCAGGGTAAGCAGTCCAGGAACACGTCAGCATGTGTATGCCAGTCGTGCTATAACAGGGGAATTTAGATACTTGTAGGGGAAATGGATAGTAGATATCAGGGCTGATGGGGTAGGTGTCCCCCAAACAAGGGAAGTGGAGATTTTTGCCATCTACTAAAATATGATCAACATGAAAAGCTAATTTGAATAATTCAGCCCCCAGCTTTACGTGGATTGGTCTCCATAATGATCAGACTACATGTATTAATAGTTTGTAAACATCTTACAGACAACGACcgtgtcctctttttttttcccaaaacactCTCATAGCCTAGCATATAAAGAGATCCTAAGAGATGTtgatattaacttttaaaatcctcatctataaaaattaaaaattaaaaaaagggatGAAGGTGGGGTTcaagtttgttgtatttttaaatcagtGTCATATATAGGATTtcattacatacatatttttcagaGCTTATACAAAACGGCGCTATTGAACTTCTCCATCACAGCTTATATATGAAGTGGGTAAATGGGTTGAAAAAATTTTCTGAAGCAACCTT from Pseudorca crassidens isolate mPseCra1 chromosome 11, mPseCra1.hap1, whole genome shotgun sequence includes:
- the CDKN1B gene encoding cyclin-dependent kinase inhibitor 1B, which translates into the protein MSNVRVSNGSPSLERMDARQAEYPKPSACRNLFGPVNHEELTRDLEKHCRDMEEASQRKWNFDFQNHKPLEGKYEWQEVEKGNLPEFYYRPPRPPKGACKVPAQEGQDVSGTRQAVPLIGSQANSEDTHLVDQKTDAPDSQTGLAEQCTGIRKRPATDDSSSQNKRANRTEENVSDGSPNAGSVEQTPKKPGLRRRQT